The proteins below come from a single Panicum hallii strain FIL2 chromosome 7, PHallii_v3.1, whole genome shotgun sequence genomic window:
- the LOC112901358 gene encoding oligopeptide transporter 4-like, with amino-acid sequence MEIEHHHPGGRVAAVGDDDDVALVEQVRLTVPTTDDPTLPVWTFRMWTIGVVSCALLSFFNQFFAYRSEPIIISQITVQVAALPVGHFMARVLPDRKFSAFGREWSMNPGPFNVKEHVLICVFANAGAAFGNGGAYAVGIVTIIKAFYRRNISFFTGLLLIITTQVLGYGWAGLMRKYVIEPAQMWWPQSLVQVSLLRALHEKEQGRGMTRGKFFLIALICSLAWYTVPGYIFPTITAVSWVCWVFPRSVTMQQIGSGLNGLGVGAFTLDWSVVAAFLGSPLVSPFFAIVNVYVGFVLLVYIIVPACYWALDLYDAGTFPIYSTDLFTGAGQLYNITAIVNDKFEIDMGAYAQQGKIHLSLFFAISYGLGFASIAATLSHVALFYGKEIYQRFRESYNGKPDVHTRMMRRYDDIPNWWFYLLLAVTMAVALVLCTVFKDEVQLPWWGLLFACAIAFIFTLPISVITATTNTTPGLNVITEYCMGLIMPGRPIANVCFKVYGYMSMNQSVSFLNDFKLGHYMKVPPRSMFLVQLIGTVVAGTVNTMVAWWLLTTVPHICEKALLPEGSPWTCPGDHVFFDASVIWGLVGPRRIFGPLGYYNALNWCFLGGLLCPVLVWLLARALPGHAWWISLVNLPVVLGATANMPPASPLNYTAWCFVGTVFNFFVFRYRKGWWKRYNYVLSAAMDAGVAIMGVVIYFALSGHPLDWWGSRGEHCDLATCPTARGVQVDGCPVF; translated from the exons ATGGAGATCGAGCACCACCATCCCGGCGGCCGCGTGGCGGCcgtcggcgacgacgacgacgtggCGCTGGTGGAGCAGGTCCGGCTGACGGTGCCGACGACGGACGACCCGACGCTGCCCGTGTGGACGTTCCGCATGTGGACCATCGGCGTCGTCTCCTGCGCGCTCCTCTCCTTCTTCAACCAGTTCTTCGCCTACCGCAGCGAGCCCATCATCATCAGCCAGATCACCGTCCAG GTGGCGGCGCTGCCGGTGGGGCACTTCATGGCGCGTGTGCTGCCGGACAGGAAGTTCTCGGCGTTCGGCAGGGAGTGGTCGATGAACCCGGGTCCCTTCAACGTCAAGGAGCACGTGCTGATCTGCGTCTTCGCCAACGCCGGCGCCGCGTTCGGCAACGGCGGCGCCTACGCCGTCGGCATCGTCACCATCATCAAGGCCTTCTACCGGAGGAACATCTCCTTCTTCACCGGCCTGctcctcatcatcaccacccaG GTGCTCGGGTACGGATGGGCAGGGCTGATGAGGAAGTACGTGATCGAACCGGCGCAGATGTGGTGGCCGCAGAGTCTCGTGCAGGTGTCCCTCCTCAG GGCGCTGCACGAGAAGGAGCAGGGTCGCGGGATGACGCGTGGCAAGTTCTTCCTGATCGCGCTCATCTGCAGCCTGGCGTGGTACACGGTCCCGGGGTACATCTTCCCGACCATCACCGCCGTGTCGTGGGTGTGCTGGGTGTTCCCCAGGTCGGTGACCATGCAGCAGATCGGGTCCGGCCTCAACGGCCTCGGCGTCGGCGCCTTCACCCTCGACTGGTCCGTCGTCGCCGCCTTCCTTGGAAGCCCGCTCGTGTCGCCCTTCTTCGCCATCGTCAACGTCTACGTCGGCTTCGTCCTCCTCGTATACATCATCGTGCCGGCCTGCTACTGGGCCCTGGACCTCTACGACGCCGGCACCTTCCCCATCTACTCCACCGACCTCTTCACCGGCGCCGGCCAGCTCTACAACATCACCGCCATCGTCAACGACAAGTTCGAGATCGACATGGGCGCCTACGCCCAGCAGGGGAAGATCCACCTCAGCTTGTTCTTCGCCATTTCCTACGGTCTCGGCTTCGCCTCCATCGCCGCCACGCTCTCGCACGTCGCCCTCTTCTACGGCAA GGAGATATACCAGAGGTTCCGTGAGTCGTATAATGGCAAGCCGGACGTGCACACGAGGATGATGAGGAGGTACGACGACATTCCCAACTGGTGGTTCTACCTGCTGCTGGCGGTGACCATGGCGGTGGCCCTGGTGCTCTGCACCGTGTTCAAGGACGAGGTGCAGCTGCCATGGTGGGGGCTCCTCTTCGCCTGCGCCATCGCCTTCATCTTCACGCTCCCCATCAGCGTTATCACCGCCACCACGAACACG ACACCGGGGCTGAACGTCATCACGGAGTATTGCATGGGCCTGATCATGCCGGGGAGGCCGATAGCCAATGTGTGCTTCAAGGTCTACGGGTACATGAGCATGAACCAGTCCGTCTCCTTCCTCAATGACTTCAAGCTTGGCCACTACATGAAGGTCCCGCCGAGATCCATGTTCCTAGTTCAG TTGATCGGGACGGTGGTGGCGGGGACGGTGAACACGATGGTGGCGTGGTGGTTGCTGACGACGGTGCCGCACATCTGTGAGAAGGCCCTCCTCCCGGAGGGCAGCCCGTGGACGTGCCCCGGCGACCACGTCTTCTTCGACGCGTCGGTGATCTGGGGCCTGGTCGGCCCGCGCCGCATCTTCGGGCCGCTGGGCTACTACAACGCGCTCAACTGGTGCTTCCTCGGCGGCCTGCTCTGCCCGGTGCTGGTGTGGCTCCTGGCCAGGGCGCTGCCGGGGCACGCCTGGTGGATCAGCCTCGTCAACCTGCCCGTGGTTCTGGGCGCCACGGCCAAcatgccgccggcgtcgccgctCAACTACACGGCGTGGTGCTTCGTCGGCaccgtcttcaacttcttcGTGTTCCGGTACCGCAAGGGCTGGTGGAAGCGCTACAACTACGTGCTGTCGGCGGCCATGGACGCCGGCGTGGCCATCATGGGGGTGGTCATCTACTTCGCGCTGTCGGGGCACCCGCTCGACTGGTGGGGGTCCAGGGGCGAGCACTGCGACCTCGCCACATGCCCCACGGCCAGGGGCGTGCAGGTGGACGGCTGCCCCGTCTTCTGA